Part of the Impatiens glandulifera chromosome 8, dImpGla2.1, whole genome shotgun sequence genome is shown below.
ttatttatattttaatataaaattatcagatatttttttttccttcaacatcattatttttttttgtattattttgagATGATTTTGGGAGCATAATAAACATACAATGTATAAATATGCATGGATGAGACAAATAAGTAACAACATTGTCGTTTCCTTAGTCttgtaacaattttttttatcgtcGTTTAAGAATTAAGTTGTAAAAGTCATCTCAAAACGAatgtgaaaatttgaaaatggaACAGAATAAATGCATTGTCGTTTAAGAGTTGTAAAAGTCATTTCAAAACGAATTGAAAATTTTGCCTGTAATAGgacttagaaaaaaaaagaatatactACATAGGATTTTGTACTAATTTCAGCACAAATTAACGATTTTATAACATTTCAAAtgaatttagatatttttagtataaattcaaacaaaaatgagaaataatttcaaataagatcACATACATATAGCTATTTTAAACTTAGTTAAATGTATAGGGAGaatatttcaaacttaattaaatatatagggagaatatttcaaacttaattaaatatacagAGAGTATTATACCGATTAccatattattttgatttaggAAGTTAATACCAATTTGTCTTACTCTGAATTTAAacgagaattaaaaaaaaaaaagttattctAAATTGAATAAAGAGATCATATCTGATCATTAATGAAAATTGGATTGATTCACagtaattcaataatattttgactCACTTATGTATGAACTAAGATTATTCCTTAGTTTGGTTGATCTCTTTGCAAAATTTATGAGTTATTAtgcttttattgtttttttttaattgtggtacttaattttatattttcatacatTATGTTATGTTCTTTCCTAAAATTTGAGCAATTTGGAAAGATGGGTAGCTTTTTATTCCTCCAAATTGTGttcttattaatttgtaaatctCTCCTTatttgcaaaaataaataatttaatggtAAGTCAATATTTGAAATGTTCCAAGTGAGAAGTCATCAATATTTTgcttattaaaatataacaccAATTACATTTATCCCAAATGAAGAGAATTGAAACCCCAACCACCACCTTTCAACTTCTTCAAAATGAAAGTGCATGATAATATGATAATAGCACtttacttattatatatataccttatTATGAGTACTTAATTATGAGCATATTTTTctttagatataatatttaaaatattaaaagcaATATGTTAAACGAAGTTGACCATGGCACGATATGTCATCCCCGGTTTCCATCCAACGGGGATAACATTTCTAGCGACAATCGTTTGGCCAGAACTTGACCTCAACTTTAAGGACAATGGAGCCATTAACGGAGATCCCGAGTCCACCTTCCAAACCGCTCCCCATGATTGTTGCATTGGTTTCCATGACACGGAATCTAATGCCTCCTTGACTTCGACGCTTAAAAGATTACCTTCCCCGTTCTCATACTCTATCAATGTCGAAAAAAAGTTTTGGTTTGAACCAGCATCCACTCGAAATGTTAGAGTTTTTCCTGGAAAATTGCATGGTACCCTAAAAAGGTATTGAAAATGTATGAGGCTTATATGTATTACAtgcatatttataatatatatacaaaattaaaacaaagacCGTGCTAACCACTAAGACTTCTTAGTTTTTATTTAGAAGAGAATTAATAATGCAACATATCACTGTGTTACTTCCTCGTttcaagaaaattattttttaattgaaatgcGATAAAGACTATTTACCTATCATAATGAATATTAAATGTTCCAGCATTACGCAATTGTTGTCCCATGCCGGATTTTGCCATAGCACCAAAAGCAGTGCCACTTAGGTCAAATTGAGTCGAGTCACAACTAGGGCACTCATCGGTTATTACAACCGTCACCGGATTACCCGAGCAAGCTGAGTTCTGATCACTAGTGCATTTCACCttccaattatatatttaattcattttacttgttcaaacattgacatgaaaataatataacaatttgtttttcttctatttttttaagaaaaatgtcaACAAAATCAATAAATGTTCCTATAAgcaaacaattattattacttgATAACACCCTCCACACCCTTTGCCGGAAACATACAATGAAGGGCCACCGGCCGAGACCATTGAAGAGAATGGAGGCATGTCGACTGCATTTTGGTAACCACACGCCCCACCTttcaaatgtataattttttttattataatatacgagtttttattatatacttGGTAGCGAGAGATAATACAAAAGTGTTATATACCGTCGGATCCAGCGCCATCAGGACTTCCGTACCAAGTTGCCCTAGCCATGGACCATTGGGAATCATCGAGTCTTGACGTGACATTAAGAAACCTCGGATTGAAGGCATACACGGAGTTCCCTAAAaagatgagaaataaaaaaggTAGAAATGAAGAATAATGGTAATTGGCCATTCGATGAAAAATGTTGAACATCTATGAAGAAGTACACACTTTTAAGCCTTAAAAATGAAGGCATCCATGGTTTGGTATTTATAATGGGGGAAGTCATAGAGatattaaacatatttcattattttaaaaagggTAACAAAATTCCACAAAGTTGAAAATGTAAggatcatttttaattatatacacATAATCTACTAATTAAATTACTCCATGATTTTCTGATGTAATTCAGATATgtcatgttattaatttatagaatattaTATACTTGATGTTGTTTAAGCAAAACGAAAaagcatataaaaataaaaaataagaaaaaaaatatttaaaaagttatcgagctcgtaaattttCAAGAATAACGAATAACTCTACGACAGCCTCTAATGATTTTTCTGAACGAATCTcagaaaacataataataatagtagtaTGAATGATACACATCAAACGACTACAATCATTGAAAATGATACGCATCAAACAACTacaatcattgaaagttcgacgatttctctcaaaccagATAGTCTATCAATGAATAATTGAGATGGTAACCCAATTATATAGGCTTGTCATATCAgacgcatcaatccaaactttctAACAATTACCTAAAGACTCGGGCATTACCCAATGAATTctagtaatactccacaaaaaacTCTAAATACTAGGTCACCCCTCCCTCGACAATGCAAAATCAAGTGAGATGTTGATTCAACATCTtcttgacacatacgactagtcATAACATTATGAAACttcgtcccataatagagttttacttttggtaaGACGCAAACAAGTGTCACTGTCCGAACAAAACATTATGCGTTGATAAGATATAGATAGTTTTCATGTGACATTGCTATAAGTTGTTCGCTAAAATAattccatataattttattaggaAAAACTTTATGAGTCAaaaattttatccaaaatctCGTTCTTTCGATGGAGCATTAGTTGATGTTATACTAATATATAATCCTAACACAAAAGTTGCTTCTTTATGTGTGAACAATATCAAGTTACAAaagttaagtattataaataattaaaataatacacgCGTATTAATCGGATGATAAAAAATTAACGAGaacaataaataattgttgagaatcatttatattgttttaaaataaaaaattatgtcaatCCTTAcctattatgtttttttaaagttatatatttaattttgtataagtataaaattaataaaaatatataaataattgatttataaataaaatatgaatatacttttatttatatatatttaaaatatgtaagtgTCTagtacacatatatatatataaaaaattaacaaattataaaataatatatcaatatgactaattttgaaaaattgtaaattttttctttattcatcGTCAAATTGTAATCAACAAATTGTAAGATTGTGGAGTATCACTAAATTCAATTTTCTTGAGAAATTTGgattaatatagttaatatgTCACTTAAATAATTGAGTTATcattccaattatttttttggtagaCTATATGGTTAGAGAGAAACCGTTGAACTTTTATTGATATAGTCGTCTGATTCGTATCATTCATAAagctattattatgatgtttttttttatatttattctgaAAAACTGGTAGAGTCCGTCGAtaagttaatcgttcttctcaagtacttacgagctcgataacttattgactaacattttttttagtttttatttattttatttatttattttcactttatGTCATGTTTTTCTCTTCGCGCAcaaatgattttcattatttttaatatatatatattttttaaaattaactaacaaaaatattgaaaatatgttaaataatatactaCCCCAAATTCATGAATTCATAGTTTAAATCTTCACacaaaaatcatttaaaaaaatacaatcttcttaaaaaaaataataaataaataaatatcaccTCTCTTTCTCACATGTCTCACCCATTTTTTCTgctaattaaaaaacatttatctaTTCTATTGCATCAGTACATCATTCTATTGACTTAGTGAAAATGTactatactattattattattgatttattttgctcaatttatggaattaaacatatattaagaACATTGACTTCAACTACtaactattattaattagtCTTTATAAGATATACTCTactaatatttgaaaacaacaaTTTCACTCATTCTCATCTATCacacacaaatattttattttttattcttgttaATTGTTCAgtgttattttgaattaattattctttttttatggATCACAATTCTTTATGAAAGTTTTACTCAATTGTAAATTCAGTTCAGTATTTACGTTTGAGACAAATTTTATggaattctttaattataaataaataagtagtTGTGTAACATAGAAAATGTGTTactaacaataatattaatgctttacataaacaaattttacaaCATATTTTTGCAATTATTTACTTGAGTTTcttaatttgttgtttttaccaacaattttttttaaaacatgtaATATTTGCTAAATCTATGTCAAATTGTCATGAATTTTGTAAggattttttcattttattttatcagtTCTCTTTTAAAAAAGGTGCTTAATTAAATAtacgaaaaataaaaaaatgcaatACTATTTTTAATCTAACTAACAAGCATGTTCTTTTGTGTTAATACATTTATAGATACAAGTGAATGATTAAAcgacatataaaaaaaaaaatctttaaaaattctctgaaattttaaattttacatataaATTCATCCAAGACGtaacaaaatattgataattatgACTAATATATACACAAACTAAGAAAATTCTATAATGAATGAtacaataacaaaattttattttatattttttttacacattaatattaatagaaATGAGATAACTAAATTGAAAAGAACTTACTTGACACAATgattcaagttttttttatttgatgtacATATGTTTCATTTTGAGAGTAGTATTTTAAGTGATTGCTGATATTGtgaaataaattagaaaatttaaagACTCATTATGTGGTatgatcatataaataaataattattaaaaatttaaaatatgaaaacttaatatattataatgttaaatatttattcctTTTTGTTTACTCGATCTCTCCTTTaaccaaatttgataatttcttaGTGAGAAAACACcttctttttatttgtttaattaactCCAATTACATTTATTCCATAGGAAGAGAATTGAAACCATAAAccaccttttttttaaaaaaaaaaatgaagggaCATGAGAATGATACTTGCCTTATAACTACCATATGATCGAGCACTTGTTTTATTTagctattatatttaaaatattaaaagcaatatatatgttaattatggAAGTTTACAATGGATCGATAAGTCTTTCCAGGCTTCCATCCAGCCGGGATAACTTTGTTAGCAACAATCTTTTGGCCAAACTCGGATGTCAACTTTAAGGACAACGGGGCCCTTAATGGAGATCCCGAGTTCACCTTCCAAATCGCTCCCCACGATTGTTGCATTGGTTTCCACAACATGGAATTCGACTCCTTGAGTTCGACTTTTGAAAGACTTCCATCTCCGTTCTCATATTTAATCAACACTGAAAAGTAATGCGGGTTTGCCCCGGAATCCACCTGGAATGTCAGTGTATTTCGACGATAGTTGCATGATACCCTAAAAAAGTATTGAAAATATGTTACACTTTTtgaacatttataatatatatgtatacaattaaaattaaattaatgtgcTACCAAAAAATAGTGATCAAGACTACTCTTTTTTTCCAACTCTCTTATGAGACCaggacatttttttttaagtaaattaacgAAACATTAGATTGTGACATTTTCATTTCAATTAGAACGtttttagtgagaatcgaaATTTAATCTATATAAGTACCTTCTATATTGAATATTAAAGGTTCCAGCATTACGTAATTGTTGTCCCTTATTAAATTTTGCCATAGCGCCAAAAGCAGTGCCACTTAGGTCAAAGTGAGTCGACTCACAACCGGGGCACTGGTCGGTTATCACTACTGTCACAGGCTTACCAGAGCAAGCCGCGTTCTGATTCCTAGTGCACATCACCTGCAATAGtgtattaattcattttaattgttcaaatattgtcataaaaaaaagataacaagtacttttattttttttgaaaaaacaaatatcaacataaattaataaagagTGGGTTAAACATACAACTTATAAAACAACCAAATTAgcattagaaataaaaaattatatattacttGATAACAAGCTCCACATCCTTTTCCTGAAGCAAACAATGAATTGCTACCCGCAGATACCATTTTAGAAAATGGAGCCTGATTAACTGCAGTTTGGTATCCACACGCACCACCTatgaaattttgtaattttatattataatttacgAGTTTTACATTAATAGTTGTTAAcgaaaaataatacaaaattattataaatatatatataccgtcACTTCCAGCGCCGCTAGGGCTTCCATACCAAGTTGCCTTAGCTATGGACCAACGGGAACTACGTATTCTTGACGTGACATTATGAGCATTCCGAACTTTCCGATGGAAGGCATAGACAGGCCTCGTTACTCCTATTACCATTGTGAGATATAAAAATGATAGAAACAAAGAATAATGGTAATTAGCCATTAGATGAAACTAAATGTTGAGTATATATGAAGAAGAATGAGAAAGCTATATAATACATACTTCTTAAgcatatttcattatataagacattttgtaaaaaaaaaaaaggtgaaataAATGATAACAAAATTCCACAAAGTTGAAAATGTAaggataattttataattttatatacatatataatctactaattaaattacttaattactCCATGATTTTCTGATGTAATTCATATAGTTAGTGAAAATGTACTAGCTATATACTATATatttctgggaaagactcagcactcgtgaacgtatcagcaagtatatgaacatctcggacgcgagctgtcttctatgtagaggaaataaagaaaccatagatcacttattcgggagctgttgtattgttttggagctttgggacagattttataaaagtctggagctgatcagtttcccgagttaatggaataaataaaaaatgcagcattactcaaagccaagggaaataaatttgcaacaagcgtgttcaagtacGGTTTTGGaatagtggtgtataacatttggcaagaacggaatgaaagagtatatggcagaacccacatgagcgttgaagagttatggaaagatattgtatcggattgcagcgccctcgcgggaacgtggacaagaattccaagcacgaagcagaactgaaatatctgtagaaactgaaatttaccgttttttaaactcactagaattgaaagcattgtaatcagataattcatttacgtttttagctttttagtttttatttagaatgttacgatttcaaaatcattctaggcctgtctagaataatctcttaaactcgtgatttttttcccatttttggaaaatttttaatgaaatgacgttagGTAGTttttccaatatatatatatatatatatatatatatatataattgatttttttttctcaatttatggaattaaacatatattaagaACGTTGACTGCactaactattattttttttttctcaatttatgGAATCAAACATATATTAAGAACGTTGACTGCACtaactattattaattagtCTTTGTAAGATTTAGTAACATTTGAAAGCAACAATTTCACTCAttctcatctatatatatattacacaaaacattttatttttatgctggttattttgaattaattgttATCTTTTTTTGCAATCTAGTTTTATGGATCTCAATTATTTATGAATGTTTTACTCAATTATGAATTCAGCTTAGTATTTGCGTTTGAGACAAATTTTATGGAATTCTtcagttataaataaatatgtctaGCGCTTTAAGTTTAAACGGATTGTCATGTTTGTGGGATGTCACGCTAGTTCGATctcatttaattaaacaaaaaaatctagTTGCAACAGAGAATATATGTTACTAacattaatgttattgttttaGTTTGACATAAACAACCTAACATATTGTTGTAATCGTTTACTTGATGAATTCATTCCAAAATTATGCTCACAAAGTAACTAAGATTTTGCaactatttttgaaaacatgtaATATTTGCTAAATTCATGTTAAATTGTCATTGATTTTGTAAAAGatctttttgtttcattttttttatccgGGTTTATTTTTAGGGTGGCTTTCACAACCCcgtttaattatattgtttttagtGACGATCGAAcctaaaatatatgaattttaggtAAGATTTTTTGCCACTTGAACTACACTCATAGGATGGTACAATACTATTTTTAATCTAGCTAGACATGTTCTTGTGCATTTCATGTGTATAGATACAAACGAATGATCAAACCatgtatacaaaaaaaaaatgatcattaaaatctaaaaaaaaaaaaaaaaactatgtttTACATGTAAATTCATTCAGacttaaagaaataatattgataatcaTGACCAATATATGCACAATCTATGAAAGTTCAAGCACATTAGATTTCTAATTAGActataataaatgataaaagaacacaattttattttatattttttgacaCATTGATGTGCAGTAAGAAATTGTAGACTATTCCAAATTATGTTAGTgtcccaaaatattttaaattggcATTGATAACGTGGATGCAATGACGTTTATCAATTCACGAtgaacaattataaaaaaataaataaaaaattaagtccACCCTAaacaaaatacataacataaagaaaaataaggTTATTGTAAATGtgtattaaaaaatgaatgaaagaaTTAATTTGTGCAaagatatattaaatgaatacaGTTATAATAACATGATAATATAGGATTGTCTGTAAGTAAATGTGTATTAAAAAGATGAATGAAAACACAATTTTTGcaagaaatattaaattaatacattttgaaCAGACCAAATgagataattaaattgaaaagaaCTTAATTACTTGactgattcaattttttttcatcaagTACATATGATTCATTTTGAGAGTAGTATACATCTAGTGGTTGatattgtaaattaaatttgaaaatttaaagactcgtatatgtgatataaataaataaaaaatataaaaaaattcaaaaattaaagtttgtGAGTATTGtgaaataaatatgaaaacttattataatttattatatatatatatatatatatatattataatgttaaattatttgtaatccaatcatacattttcatttggattttaatttgtaaggttaacaatttaaaatcacGGTAACCGAATCGAATCATCATGTTTGGGACGATTTTTCCTTAAAACCAAACGGGATAGGAGAGGGATATTGGTATTTGTGTCCTCACCCGATCCGCATCAATCTCACTCCGAACATTATAaacacttttaaatatataaaattatcaatatattaatttattcattatactttataaaaatcgtaaatttatttctttataataatataaaatttcaatatattacaatatatattgtattaaaaaatccgtttatataatttttttaaaaatattttataaacggtGTCCCGCGGGGATTTTCCGAAACCGAATAGGGCGAGGATAGTATTAAAAAATCTCCGAAATAAAAACGAGATAGGGATAATATGTTCCGCCCCGAACCGTCCGAATGTCATCcatgttaaatataataacatgtGAGTCATATGCTTGTTCCATTTTTAACCTAGACTAGGTTTTCACAACAATTTGAAAATATTGCTCTCTTTCTTGTTCCTTCTTAAAtgtaaatcttttttttaacataagAAAAATAAGGGTTTTGTGctcttatttgaaaaaaaaaaaaaggaaaaaaaaaatacaagtagGCCAAGTTTGAAAAGTTCTAAGTGAGAAGACACCAAActtctttttatttgtttaataatataactccAATTACATCTATCCCAAAGGAAGAGAATTGAAACCCTAAACCacctttctttttcttataaatgAAGGTGCATGATAATGACACAATTACCTTATAACTACCATATGAGCACTTGTTTTCTTTagctatatatttaaaaatactaaaagcAATTAATATGTTAATGGAAGTTGACAATGGAACGGTAAGTCATCCCAGGCTCCCATCCAGCCGGAATAACATTGTTAGCAACAATAGTTTGGCCAGACTCGGACGTCAACTTTAAGGATAATGGAGCCATTAATGGAGATCCCGAGTTCACTTTCCAAACCGCTCCCCACGATTGTTGCATTGGTTTCCACGACATAGAATCCAATGCCTCCTTGAGTTCGACGGTTGAAAGACTACCATCTCCGTCCTCATATTCAATCAACGCTGAAAAGTAATAGGGGTTCGCTCCGGAATCCACGTGGAATGTCAATGTTTTTCCAGGATAGTTGCATGATACCCTAGAAAAGTATTGGAAATATGTTACActtataaaaatacatatatgcatatttaaaatatatgtattatgtatacgtataaaacaaaatcatgttAACCAAAGAAAGTGATTAACACAATATTCGACTATCATtaacatcttcatttaattgaaacatttttaatgtgaatataaTTGATCTATGTACCTTCTATATTGAATATTAAAGGTACCGGCATCGCGCAATTGTTGTCCCTTGCGGGAACTTGCCATAGCACCAAAAGCAGTACCACTTAGGTCAAAGTGAGTCGAGTCACAACCGGGGCACTCGTCGGTTATCACTACTGTCACAGGCTTACCAGAGCAAGCCGAGTTTTGATTTTTAGTGCATCTCACCtaccaaataatatatttgttcattttaattatattcaaatattgTCGTGAAAATAagatagaatataatatattaattacttgATAACACGCTCCACATCCTTTGCCCGAAGCAAACAATAAAGGGCCACCTGCGGAG
Proteins encoded:
- the LOC124912737 gene encoding putative expansin-B2: MANYHYSSFLPFLFLIFLGNSVYAFNPRFLNVTSRLDDSQWSMARATWYGSPDGAGSDGGACGYQNAVDMPPFSSMVSAGGPSLYVSGKGCGGCYQVKCTSDQNSACSGNPVTVVITDECPSCDSTQFDLSGTAFGAMAKSGMGQQLRNAGTFNIHYDRVPCNFPGKTLTFRVDAGSNQNFFSTLIEYENGEGNLLSVEVKEALDSVSWKPMQQSWGAVWKVDSGSPLMAPLSLKLRSSSGQTIVARNVIPVGWKPGMTYRAMVNFV
- the LOC124912738 gene encoding expansin-B18-like, with protein sequence MVIGVTRPVYAFHRKVRNAHNVTSRIRSSRWSIAKATWYGSPSGAGSDGGACGYQTAVNQAPFSKMVSAGSNSLFASGKGCGACYQVMCTRNQNAACSGKPVTVVITDQCPGCESTHFDLSGTAFGAMAKFNKGQQLRNAGTFNIQYRRVSCNYRRNTLTFQVDSGANPHYFSVLIKYENGDGSLSKVELKESNSMLWKPMQQSWGAIWKVNSGSPLRAPLSLKLTSEFGQKIVANKVIPAGWKPGKTYRSIVNFHN
- the LOC124912739 gene encoding putative expansin-B2, with product MVIGVIRPVYTFNSKVHNVTSRLQRTSQWSIARATWYGNPSGAGSDGGACGYQNAVDLPPFSSMISAGGPLLFASGKGCGACYQVRCTKNQNSACSGKPVTVVITDECPGCDSTHFDLSGTAFGAMASSRKGQQLRDAGTFNIQYRRVSCNYPGKTLTFHVDSGANPYYFSALIEYEDGDGSLSTVELKEALDSMSWKPMQQSWGAVWKVNSGSPLMAPLSLKLTSESGQTIVANNVIPAGWEPGMTYRSIVNFH